A window of the Bufo gargarizans isolate SCDJY-AF-19 chromosome 1, ASM1485885v1, whole genome shotgun sequence genome harbors these coding sequences:
- the LOC122920312 gene encoding uncharacterized protein LOC122920312, which produces MKRCRQQPPTRRRGARGGRGRGSRASARTDEEELSGFYIDNELLIHLVEERVPLWYHTDRRHADHHLTRSLWMEICGKILPDWDYLSAGQQEDCKMAVMVRWRSIRDRYKKDYNEEVNRPSGSGGTRRQPYRYAAALGFLRRTLELRRTTSSTRRQNLLVKVIKRRSLLSCHPRIPLHLVQHLVRIQIILYWCPLVTQQWPLWRHFLRR; this is translated from the exons ATGAAgcg ATGTCGTCAGCAACCACCCACAAGGCGCCGGGGAGCACGCGGCGGTCGGGGACGT GGTTCAAGGGCCTCTGCCAGAACGGATGAGGAGGAATTATCCGGATTCTATATTGACAATGAACTCCTCATCCATCTGGTGGAGGAACGTGTCCCACTCTGGTACCATACCGACCGCCGCCATGCAGACCATCACCTGACCCGGAGTCTGTGGATGGAGATTTGTGGAAAAATACTTCCGGATTGGGACTACCTCAGTGCAGGCCAACAGGAAGATTGCA agaTGGCAGTCATGGTGCGATGGCGCTCAATAAGGGACCGCTATAAGAAAGATTATAACGAGGAGGTCAATCGCCCAAGTGGGTCTGGCGGAACCCGCCGGCAGCCGTACCGCTATGCGGCTGCCCTAGGGTTCCTACGTAGAACCCTAGAGCTGCGAAG aacaacTAGCAGTACTCGGCGCCAGAACCTCCTTGTGAAAGTGATCAAGAGGCGGTCCCTGCTGAGCTGCCACCCGCGGATCCCTCTCCACCTCGTCCAGCACCTGGTCAGGATCCAAATCATCCTCTACTGGTGCCCTCTGGTGACGCAACAATGGCCGTTATGGCGCCACTTTTTGAGGCGTTGA